The sequence TCAGGGTCCAGGACCTTGACGTGGGTGAAGGGGAAATGGCCGCGGCGCCCGTTCAGCTCCCCCTCCCATTGGCCATTGACATTCATCTTGGTGACAGCAATGAGGTCGCCCACCTGTAGAGCATCATGAGACACAGAAGGGATCAGAATGCAAATATCATGGGGGCATTTTTTTTTACCCACCCACCTCTGCACAGCcagttttccctccccccccccgcaaacaagTCTTTTTCCTGAATAAATCACGCAGCTTCTCATCTTCCCTTCACTGCCATTTCAAGTGAGGAACAGGATCAAAGCCAGAATATGGAGTTTTGCTGTACGGAAACATAACACGGATTGAAGATCCAAGTTTTCAGGAGTGTAGCCTGGCAATGGGACCACGACAGGCATCTAATGTGTGGATGAACGTCTGCACTCCCACACAGCCTCTACACCCTTTCCCATCCGAACTGATGCATTCTTCCCTCCTTCTGCTCCATAGCGATTCAAAGTTATGCTCATCAACCCTCCAGATAAGTGTTATGCTGCATAACTATTTCATTTGAATTAATGTGCAAAATCTAGTCCAAACACAAGCTTTTTGTTTGGGGGTGCGAAGAGGGCTGGACCAGAACGCCACATTTCTGTGCAACGAAAAACCTTAGTGCCCAACAGTAATCTGCgtatttcccccacccacctgGTAACCAGAAACTCGTTCCCTTTTGTGCAGACCACCCCATTACTTGCCTCGAAGGCCAGTGCCGTCTTGTCGCTGGCACCGGGCACCCTTCGCTGCACCGCCCTCGCTATGACCGGAGCGTGGCGAGGGGCACCATGGCTGCTGGGGTGGGCGTACGGACAGGGCTGGACGTACGGCACGGGGATCATGCCCACACGCCCATCGGCCCTCTGCGCTGTCCACCACTGCTCTTCTGGCTTGGCCAGCACCCTCAGGGGTTCCCCCTTGGAGAAGGGGAGGTCTTCCTGATCGCGGCCGACGAAGTCATAGAGAGCCCGGACCCATTCCCCAGCGGGAGGCGGCTGGGCAGAGGCCGGCGCCACAACCCGTCCCACGGGGGCCACCAAAGTGGTCGTGTCTAAGTAGTGGAGGCGGTAGAAATCTAGCAGAGCAGGGAAGCCGTCAAACTCATGCTCCCCGATCCGCAGGCGCCCAGGGAGGCTGTTGATGATGTAGTGAGACACCTGGAGGAAAGAGAAGGGTAGAGAAGCAGGAGGCTGTTGCACTGTGACCCTCCGCAGGCACACACCCAGCTTCCACCCTCCGCTTCCAATGTGCAATCAAATCCACACACTTTCAGCTCCTCCTACGGGGCCCTTCCACCCCCAAATTCCCTTTTTCAGAAATCACCTTGGAGTTCTCGCTGACGGACAACACATAGTCGCCGGGGCAAGTGGTGCTGTCCCGTACCAGGAAGGTTCCATGGCGGTGTCCCTGGAGACAGGCGGCTGCTTCCTGCCGACTCAGAGCCCCCATGTACCACTCATGGGCATCCCCAAAAGCCGACATGGCTTGGGGCAGCATCAGGGGGTGGAAAGAAGCCCACCCCCCCTCTATTATTCCCGAGAAAACTGATATCTAAGTTGCTCCGGAGTTTGGAGCACTTTGTCAAGAGGAAATTAACCTGTTGAACAGTGACCTCATGTAGCTGTTCCAGTTTCCTTCCAGTTCAGTGTGACCTCCAAATAATCCAGATACACataacaccctcccccccccaaaggaataTGGTTCTTCTGTTATGTTGCTCCACCCCAAGTTCTCTTATACTGAGATAATCTAACTTCGATATCCCTTGACAGCATCCACACCCCTCTTCTCGGACAATAGTAGAtttccaaaaaggaaagaaacgACTCAGAAATGCAGGCAACACTTCTACAATTTGCAATCAAATCCTGGAAATTAATGGGATGTCATGAAAAGTTAGGTCACTTCTAGACATCCCTCCCAAGTTCTAATATAATGGGGAAGGGGCACTTCCCTGACCAACCTACCCTATTAACAGTTAAATACCTACTCAAATACAGGTTCTACTGAATAACCATCTTCATATAATACAACAAAACCAGTTGTATATCTGTGGGGAACACATACAGTATATTTACGTCCTTGTACTAGAACATCCCTACAAAATTAAGAGGTCACACTTGGTGAATTAAGTAGTACacacaaccctcccccccaaaaaagtgtgatATGATTGCACCCTCTAAAAATTCCTCCAGAATTCCTCCAGCACCTCATCAACGTAGCAGGAtactgttggttgtttttttttaaaaagtcaaggtTTGGAGGAAGTCAACCTTTTCAAAACCTAATCTTTCTCAGATGAAGATACATACCCACCAAGTGAATAGAATAACTTCCACAGAATTGCAACATTCCCATATGAAAGCATCCCTACCCCAGCATGAGATTTAACCCACCAAAAGGTTAATGGGGACTTTTCACAGATCCACTCCTGCTATCAGCCCCTGTCCCCAATTCACTGGTTATCCTCTGGAGAAAGGTACAGCACCCCAAACTGCGTCCCCTAATGGAGACCATTCCCCAACCACCTCGGTAGATCACAAATTGGCCAccgttctccaccccaccccccaactagccccagtgcagcagaacaataataaaacacaccCCCAGAAGTAGC comes from Podarcis raffonei isolate rPodRaf1 chromosome 13, rPodRaf1.pri, whole genome shotgun sequence and encodes:
- the LOC128400910 gene encoding crk-like protein gives rise to the protein MLPQAMSAFGDAHEWYMGALSRQEAAACLQGHRHGTFLVRDSTTCPGDYVLSVSENSKVSHYIINSLPGRLRIGEHEFDGFPALLDFYRLHYLDTTTLVAPVGRVVAPASAQPPPAGEWVRALYDFVGRDQEDLPFSKGEPLRVLAKPEEQWWTAQRADGRVGMIPVPYVQPCPYAHPSSHGAPRHAPVIARAVQRRVPGASDKTALAFEASNGVVCTKGNEFLVTRWVGEIRRLLLGTKVFRCTEMWRSGPALFAPPNKKLVFGLDFAH